A region of Alkalinema sp. FACHB-956 DNA encodes the following proteins:
- a CDS encoding ABC transporter ATP-binding protein: MTAIDFDQIHRPGSLPASTVTPCRESLIQDALTQKAIAASGVSMIYQTGSQAFHALKNANLTINAGDIQLLMGPSGSGKTTLLSILAGILTPTEGRVCLLGEEITRMSSRQLAEFRLMNLGFVFQGFNLFPALTALENVEVALNLKGIKRQAARRQALELLEQVGLGDKAKSLPRDLSGGQKQRVAIARALAGNPKLIMADEPTAALDSQNGHAVIQLLRDLAKGGGRTVLIVTHDPRIMEVADRVIHLEDGVLQN, translated from the coding sequence ATGACAGCGATTGATTTTGACCAAATCCACCGACCTGGGAGCCTTCCTGCGTCTACAGTCACGCCTTGCCGCGAGTCTTTAATTCAAGATGCATTGACCCAAAAGGCGATCGCGGCCTCTGGGGTGAGTATGATCTACCAAACGGGATCTCAGGCGTTCCATGCCCTCAAAAATGCCAACCTGACCATCAATGCTGGTGACATTCAGCTCCTTATGGGGCCTTCAGGATCCGGCAAAACAACTTTGTTGTCAATTCTAGCAGGGATTCTCACCCCGACCGAAGGGCGCGTCTGTCTCTTGGGGGAAGAAATTACGCGGATGTCAAGTCGTCAATTGGCAGAATTTCGTTTGATGAACCTCGGGTTTGTGTTTCAAGGGTTCAACCTGTTTCCCGCGCTCACCGCTTTGGAAAACGTCGAAGTGGCACTGAACTTGAAAGGAATCAAACGGCAGGCTGCCCGTCGCCAAGCGCTGGAACTCCTGGAGCAGGTGGGACTGGGTGACAAGGCTAAAAGTCTACCGCGAGATCTGTCCGGGGGACAAAAGCAACGAGTTGCGATCGCCCGCGCCCTGGCCGGCAATCCAAAACTGATTATGGCCGATGAACCGACCGCCGCCTTAGATTCCCAAAATGGCCATGCGGTGATTCAACTCCTGCGCGATTTGGCGAAAGGGGGGGGCAGAACGGTGCTGATTGTGACCCATGATCCCCGCATTATGGAAGTGGCCGATCGCGTGATTCACCTAGAGGATGGCGTTCTACAAAATTAA
- a CDS encoding FtsX-like permease family protein, whose translation MASIARKNLFEDIPRFLVAQAGIMFAVSLVTIQLGILKGFSRSTAIVIDHARADLWVTSKEMVYFELTSALPADYLTEAEKVVGVDRAEVLLLRSGRWRDANGKLAPVRIFGFNPEGQLFAGWQVLQGKVEDLKQPYTVMLDQDSRRSLGINQVSSQGSIGFLPATAVGFLDDVQSNASSPFLFASLETANAYGTAELSSSINCTRQSNGELNCTNRFQNRPLGQKVGEIQPPARLNLGDPITYILIRAKPGENLDRLKQRLREALPATEVYTQREMAALTRNYWEERTGVGFILGLGAAVGFIVGMVVVGQILYSSVADHMREFGTLKAMGASNWVIYRVIIEQALWMSILGYIPSILLCVGLGHWTQAAKGVMILIEPTTAAGVFVLTVVMCIGSALFAVQKVTRVDPAIVFKA comes from the coding sequence ATGGCATCTATCGCCCGCAAAAATCTGTTCGAAGATATTCCTCGCTTTTTGGTTGCCCAAGCTGGGATTATGTTTGCTGTGAGCCTAGTGACTATTCAGCTAGGCATTCTTAAGGGGTTTAGTCGATCGACCGCGATCGTGATTGACCACGCTAGGGCGGATCTTTGGGTAACCTCCAAGGAAATGGTGTACTTTGAACTCACGTCTGCTCTGCCTGCGGACTATTTGACCGAGGCGGAAAAAGTGGTAGGGGTCGATCGGGCGGAAGTTCTGCTACTCCGGTCTGGGCGCTGGCGAGATGCCAATGGCAAACTAGCTCCTGTGAGAATTTTTGGCTTTAATCCCGAGGGGCAACTCTTTGCAGGGTGGCAAGTTTTGCAGGGCAAGGTCGAAGATCTCAAGCAGCCCTATACCGTGATGCTGGATCAAGATAGCCGTCGATCGCTGGGGATTAACCAAGTGAGTAGCCAAGGCAGCATCGGATTTTTACCCGCTACGGCAGTTGGGTTTCTCGATGATGTGCAATCCAACGCCTCTAGTCCCTTTCTCTTTGCCTCCCTCGAAACTGCCAATGCCTATGGGACTGCTGAACTATCTAGTTCCATCAACTGCACCCGCCAAAGTAACGGAGAACTCAACTGCACCAACCGCTTTCAGAATCGACCGCTGGGGCAGAAAGTGGGAGAAATTCAGCCCCCAGCCCGACTCAATTTGGGCGATCCCATCACCTACATTCTGATTCGAGCGAAACCGGGTGAAAACCTAGATCGGTTGAAACAGCGTTTACGGGAGGCGTTACCCGCCACTGAAGTGTATACCCAACGGGAAATGGCTGCCCTGACTCGTAACTACTGGGAAGAGCGCACGGGCGTGGGATTCATTCTTGGCCTAGGAGCCGCGGTGGGGTTCATTGTTGGCATGGTGGTAGTGGGGCAAATTTTGTACTCCTCCGTGGCGGACCATATGCGGGAATTTGGAACTCTTAAAGCGATGGGTGCGTCCAATTGGGTAATCTACCGCGTAATTATCGAACAAGCTTTGTGGATGTCTATCTTGGGCTATATTCCCAGCATTTTGCTTTGCGTTGGACTTGGCCATTGGACTCAGGCTGCTAAGGGCGTCATGATTTTGATTGAGCCAACCACCGCTGCCGGAGTTTTCGTTCTCACAGTGGTGATGTGCATTGGGTCTGCGCTGTTTGCTGTCCAAAAAGTGACTCGCGTAGATCCAGCCATTGTCTTTAAGGCGTAA
- a CDS encoding response regulator, with translation MLKRILVIDDEEDMCEIAKICLQITNTWDVLTATSGEEGLELAASTKPDAILLDAAMPRMDGLQTLKNLHANPKTSHIPVIMLTATVKVASQREYLEFGAKAVLIKPFDPGSLANQIEVVLGWAPAN, from the coding sequence ATGCTCAAGCGGATCTTAGTGATTGATGATGAAGAAGACATGTGCGAAATCGCCAAGATTTGTCTACAAATTACCAATACTTGGGATGTTCTAACGGCAACTTCTGGGGAAGAAGGACTGGAACTAGCGGCATCAACTAAGCCAGATGCGATTCTGCTGGATGCTGCTATGCCCAGGATGGATGGCTTGCAAACGCTCAAAAATCTTCATGCCAATCCTAAAACCTCTCATATTCCCGTGATTATGCTGACTGCAACCGTGAAAGTGGCGTCACAACGAGAATACTTAGAATTTGGAGCAAAAGCTGTTTTGATTAAGCCTTTTGACCCCGGAAGTTTGGCTAATCAAATTGAAGTGGTCTTAGGCTGGGCTCCAGCCAATTAG
- a CDS encoding EAL domain-containing protein, with the protein MTGNLSELVVQTPQSLQDVAGQELPQALQDPIALISHELRTPLNSIRGALGLLYDGKLHAQSQQGQALLSMALRNIDRLIRLAEAIEKETVPVMTIWTDSDMEQFHLEREFEQALQTQSLEVFYQPIVILQTHQVIGFEALARWRHPQRGFISPAVFIPIAERIGRIQEVDRLVLRTACHQLKVWQQQFPELQDLTMSVNLSALQLSQPDLVPYVATVLQETGITPNDLILEVTESAILENPETDVEVLQHLRDLGVQLAIDDFGTGYSSLSRLYALPITELKIDRSFICNQQWQMIEGITRLAASLGPEVVVEGIETETELNALLKIGCQKAQGFFFARPMDKHGAETLLASGRTSVALI; encoded by the coding sequence ATGACAGGTAACCTTTCAGAATTAGTTGTCCAAACGCCGCAATCTCTACAGGATGTCGCAGGTCAAGAGCTTCCCCAGGCGTTGCAAGATCCCATCGCTTTAATTAGTCATGAGCTGCGCACCCCTTTAAACTCCATTCGAGGTGCACTTGGACTGCTCTACGACGGTAAACTCCATGCCCAGTCGCAACAAGGGCAAGCCTTACTCAGCATGGCGTTGCGTAACATCGATCGCCTGATTCGCCTTGCAGAAGCAATTGAGAAGGAAACTGTTCCAGTAATGACTATTTGGACAGATTCAGATATGGAACAGTTCCACTTGGAACGAGAGTTTGAACAAGCTTTACAAACCCAGAGCTTGGAAGTGTTCTATCAACCGATTGTGATTTTGCAAACCCATCAGGTGATCGGCTTTGAGGCGTTGGCTCGCTGGCGACATCCCCAGCGGGGTTTTATTTCGCCTGCGGTGTTTATTCCCATTGCCGAACGAATTGGGAGAATTCAGGAAGTCGATCGATTAGTTCTGCGCACGGCCTGTCATCAACTCAAGGTCTGGCAGCAACAATTCCCAGAGTTGCAAGACCTGACGATGAGTGTGAACCTTTCTGCGCTCCAGTTATCACAGCCGGACTTGGTACCCTACGTTGCAACCGTTTTACAGGAAACGGGGATCACCCCCAATGACCTGATTTTAGAAGTCACGGAAAGTGCGATTTTGGAAAATCCGGAGACGGATGTGGAAGTTCTCCAGCACTTGCGAGATCTGGGCGTGCAACTGGCGATCGATGACTTTGGCACGGGCTATTCCTCTCTGAGCCGCCTGTATGCCTTGCCGATTACAGAACTTAAGATCGATCGATCCTTTATCTGTAATCAGCAGTGGCAAATGATTGAAGGCATCACCCGCCTAGCGGCCAGTCTGGGGCCAGAGGTGGTCGTAGAAGGCATTGAAACGGAAACGGAACTCAATGCACTCCTGAAAATTGGTTGCCAAAAAGCCCAGGGCTTTTTCTTTGCCCGCCCCATGGATAAGCATGGTGCAGAAACCCTCTTGGCGTCAGGCAGAACGTCGGTTGCGTTGATTTAG
- a CDS encoding ROK family protein, protein MTVVDPTLEASLSPNLAKPQVLGIDLGGTAIKLGRFTPTGECLQTLTLPTPQPAEPEPTLAAVCAGIAQVDPQRTAIAIGIGTPGPADRAGRVARIAINLPHWIDIPVAAWLEAKTGRPTIVENDANCAGLGEAWLGAGRSFQNMILLTLGTGVGGAVFINGQLFTGRHGAAGELGLISMDPQGHPCKSGNDGSLEQHLSISAIQRRSGKDPAELFELARSGNYEALTFWQAYGRDLGIGLTSLIYVLTPDAIIIGGGIGDSSEFFFPAAWREIEQRVMPTSRDGLQLLRAELGNRAGMLGAAKLAIDRYLSRDRSA, encoded by the coding sequence ATGACGGTTGTGGATCCTACGTTAGAGGCGAGTCTGTCTCCCAATTTAGCTAAGCCACAAGTCCTGGGGATTGATCTCGGTGGCACTGCCATTAAGTTAGGGCGCTTTACCCCCACGGGCGAATGTCTGCAAACCCTGACGCTGCCCACCCCCCAACCCGCTGAGCCAGAACCCACCCTCGCGGCAGTCTGCGCAGGAATTGCCCAAGTCGATCCGCAGCGTACCGCGATCGCCATTGGCATTGGTACCCCTGGCCCCGCCGATCGTGCAGGCCGAGTCGCCCGCATTGCCATCAATCTGCCCCACTGGATCGATATCCCCGTTGCCGCCTGGTTAGAAGCCAAGACGGGTCGTCCCACGATTGTTGAAAATGATGCCAATTGTGCTGGCCTGGGGGAAGCTTGGTTAGGGGCAGGGCGATCGTTTCAGAACATGATTCTACTGACCTTGGGCACTGGGGTGGGCGGCGCAGTTTTCATCAATGGCCAACTCTTCACAGGACGCCACGGGGCTGCTGGGGAACTGGGCCTCATTTCTATGGATCCCCAAGGCCATCCCTGCAAAAGTGGTAATGATGGATCCCTAGAGCAACATCTCTCAATCTCCGCCATTCAACGACGATCGGGCAAAGACCCTGCGGAACTCTTTGAACTGGCTCGATCGGGGAACTACGAGGCTTTAACCTTCTGGCAAGCCTATGGTCGAGATCTGGGAATCGGGCTCACCAGCTTGATTTATGTGTTGACGCCTGATGCCATCATCATTGGGGGTGGCATTGGCGACAGTAGTGAATTTTTCTTTCCCGCTGCCTGGAGAGAAATTGAACAACGGGTGATGCCCACTTCACGGGACGGCCTACAACTGCTCCGGGCGGAACTGGGCAACCGAGCAGGCATGTTAGGGGCAGCTAAGCTGGCGATCGATCGCTACCTTTCACGCGACCGTTCAGCCTAG
- a CDS encoding flavin-dependent dehydrogenase — MKEVLYLEIPQPKTDAVRDWLRETYQPLTGQKTATPSGCRVAIGAGELSMFVWHVQRTTYLKVFRWAENSLPQEKAILTHLNTAIRSAFPNQYPVPPQIDLSRQSIFEALAADYPETVKYFQKIPNGEYDLTRVYWWEQRWREGVRNPQTPKQVIFERSLQDSAASPSGAVPQPDYDLIYVGGALGVVHAAVMAQLGYRVLLLERLPFGRMNREWNISRREFQSLIDLGLFTPEEFESIIAAEYVDGFHKFFDGNNPPQARSSILHTPTVLNIAIDAEKFLRLCGEKLTTAGGEIWGETEFQRAEVDRTCVTIQAIDLPTKTVKVATGKLLVDAMGTASPIAWQLNGGRAFDSVCPTVGAIIADGFEEGVWDSQYGDVLFSHGDLSKGRQLIWELFPGEGKDLTFYLFHYHQVHPDNPGSLLEMYEDFFTILPEYRRCDMDKLVWKKATFGYIPGHFSSNASDRKVAFDRLISIGDAASLQSPLIFTGFGSLVRNLGRLTHLLDICLKHDLLTTSYLDQIRAYQSNVSVTWLFSKGMMVPTHDNIPPYLPNALLNTFFEVLARQNPDVADNFIKDRASWLDFNKMAITAAKMNPTQLAWIWRVTKVQEWVQWFGSYVNFALSAIVGFLLGGWFPGLVLRQQAWLEARYPNLWLWLVARAYDVTYGLGKPQRMPKVELQQLGKPQGRSTIGSTTPPREPQTTAR; from the coding sequence ATGAAAGAAGTTCTCTACCTCGAAATCCCCCAACCCAAAACCGATGCTGTGCGTGACTGGCTGCGGGAAACCTACCAACCTTTGACCGGGCAGAAAACGGCGACTCCCAGTGGCTGTCGGGTGGCGATCGGGGCGGGAGAACTTTCGATGTTTGTGTGGCATGTCCAGCGCACGACGTACTTAAAGGTGTTCCGTTGGGCGGAGAACTCGTTGCCCCAGGAAAAAGCAATCCTGACCCATCTCAATACAGCCATTCGATCGGCGTTTCCGAATCAGTATCCTGTGCCACCCCAAATTGATCTGTCCCGGCAGAGCATTTTTGAGGCATTAGCAGCGGATTATCCGGAAACGGTGAAATATTTCCAAAAAATTCCCAACGGAGAATACGACCTGACGCGGGTCTATTGGTGGGAGCAACGCTGGCGGGAGGGCGTACGCAATCCCCAAACGCCCAAGCAGGTCATCTTTGAGCGATCGCTCCAGGACTCGGCAGCCAGCCCGTCGGGAGCAGTGCCTCAACCGGATTATGATCTGATTTACGTCGGCGGGGCGTTGGGGGTTGTCCATGCGGCGGTGATGGCCCAATTAGGCTACCGGGTATTGCTGCTGGAGCGGTTGCCCTTTGGCCGGATGAATCGGGAGTGGAATATTTCCCGTAGGGAATTTCAAAGTTTGATTGATTTGGGTTTATTTACACCTGAGGAATTTGAGTCGATTATTGCAGCGGAATATGTCGATGGATTCCATAAATTCTTTGATGGCAATAATCCGCCCCAGGCGCGATCGAGCATTTTGCATACACCGACGGTCTTGAATATCGCGATCGATGCAGAGAAATTTTTGCGGTTGTGCGGGGAAAAGCTGACGACGGCGGGGGGTGAAATTTGGGGTGAAACGGAGTTCCAACGGGCGGAGGTCGATCGGACTTGTGTGACGATTCAGGCGATCGATTTACCGACCAAAACGGTGAAGGTCGCTACCGGTAAGCTGCTGGTGGATGCGATGGGCACCGCTTCGCCGATCGCGTGGCAGTTGAACGGAGGACGGGCCTTTGATAGCGTTTGTCCGACGGTGGGCGCGATCATTGCCGATGGCTTTGAGGAAGGGGTGTGGGATTCGCAGTATGGCGATGTCTTGTTCAGCCATGGTGACCTGTCCAAGGGGCGGCAGTTAATTTGGGAACTGTTCCCCGGTGAGGGCAAGGATTTAACGTTCTATCTGTTCCACTATCACCAAGTCCATCCTGACAATCCCGGCTCGTTGCTGGAAATGTATGAGGACTTTTTCACGATTTTGCCGGAGTATCGCCGTTGCGATATGGACAAGCTAGTTTGGAAAAAGGCAACCTTTGGCTATATTCCCGGCCACTTCAGCAGCAATGCCAGCGATCGTAAGGTGGCGTTCGATCGATTGATTTCGATCGGGGATGCGGCCTCGTTGCAGTCTCCGTTGATTTTTACAGGCTTTGGCTCCCTGGTACGCAATCTGGGACGGTTAACCCATTTGTTGGATATTTGTCTCAAGCATGATTTATTAACCACAAGTTATTTGGATCAAATTCGGGCTTACCAGAGTAATGTTTCGGTGACTTGGCTCTTTTCTAAGGGCATGATGGTACCGACCCATGACAACATTCCGCCTTACTTGCCCAATGCGTTGCTCAATACGTTCTTTGAAGTGTTGGCACGACAGAATCCGGATGTGGCTGATAATTTTATTAAAGATCGCGCCAGTTGGCTAGATTTCAACAAGATGGCGATTACGGCGGCCAAGATGAATCCGACGCAGTTGGCTTGGATTTGGCGAGTGACGAAGGTGCAGGAATGGGTGCAGTGGTTTGGTAGTTATGTGAATTTTGCGTTGAGCGCGATCGTGGGTTTTCTGCTGGGTGGTTGGTTCCCAGGGTTGGTGCTGCGGCAGCAGGCTTGGTTGGAGGCACGCTATCCTAATCTGTGGCTCTGGCTGGTGGCGCGGGCCTATGATGTGACCTATGGGTTGGGTAAGCCGCAGCGGATGCCCAAGGTGGAATTGCAGCAGTTGGGTAAACCCCAGGGCCGATCGACGATCGGGTCTACAACGCCGCCGAGGGAACCACAAACCACTGCACGGTAG
- a CDS encoding DUF1824 family protein — translation MSLPMLDLASALKVLRQFLCIDRIPADRLPDSATVQAALAQVAEASDYQIFGVCADDRATGQLALYQYMAALGYDERPEVPGVEGAIYIKYNPKMRSCHAEGYEGQHRGVLVSCQSAYEDGVNETFGHLPLDLFAPIGNPE, via the coding sequence ATGTCTCTTCCAATGTTGGATTTAGCCTCGGCGTTAAAGGTATTACGGCAATTTTTGTGTATCGATCGCATTCCCGCCGATCGTCTGCCGGATTCTGCAACCGTACAAGCGGCCCTGGCTCAAGTGGCAGAAGCATCGGACTATCAAATTTTTGGGGTCTGTGCGGACGATCGGGCGACGGGCCAACTTGCCCTGTACCAATATATGGCGGCCTTGGGCTATGACGAGCGGCCTGAGGTGCCTGGGGTGGAAGGTGCCATTTACATCAAATACAACCCTAAAATGCGCAGTTGCCATGCCGAAGGCTACGAGGGCCAGCATCGGGGCGTCTTGGTGTCCTGCCAGTCGGCCTATGAGGATGGGGTCAATGAAACCTTTGGGCATCTGCCGCTAGATCTATTTGCACCGATCGGGAATCCAGAATAG
- a CDS encoding ATP-dependent helicase, with the protein MAIVNSVDALPTPTLDMLHQLRDRLRPGQREIADWQGGRLAVSAVPGAGKSTGMAVAAAIAIARHQLHSRKQLVVVTFTRSAASNLKAKIRSYLKELNLPMGGFTVNTLHGLAWSIARGYPELSGLAPDAVLLTTNQGHRLIRNSVEQWINQHPSLYQRLLEGHSFDGEETERLRRQSVLRTEVLPALADTVIKEAKKSGLKPQDLFALGEQVQDEYSVLTIAAGLYEQYQTLLKQRNWMDYEEMILGALRVLEEPLVRDRWQSQVFAVFEDEAQDSSPLQTQLLEILAGASQNLIRVGDPNQAINSTFTPADPIFFRNFCEDCAQDDRLAEMTQAGRSSAIILDAANFVLQWVNHQATLSQRSREEREPKQLPHPLLSRLADKPFRPQLIHPVAPDDPQPNANPAPEGLGLEIHQPTDIFESVERIGKRIVDLLEKNPETSVAVLVRTNEQGRFVVRQLRRWHGEEFRIFEVGERDRKSQIPGEMLGLLQFLDRPHSPDNLKAALSALMERRLIAPQDLNALVTAPEQFLYPLALDPEQAPAVQSASRYCRSLLQARQQLPLYQMIPFLAYTLDYDQTELATADKLAERLSQQMQENTLEEMLNVLGEIVSSEAFEPVDAEESDDRYTRGGQVTVITMHKAKGLDWDAVFMPFLHENVIPGRVWVPPAANFLGNFTLSEVARAQIRACIHGEALPDLPSAWERAASLKMAEELRLLYVAMTRAKRLLWMSAAEKAPFSWSKPDQLDDRPPCPVIPALLRKFPHCTIDAADF; encoded by the coding sequence ATGGCGATTGTGAATTCCGTGGACGCACTCCCAACCCCAACCCTGGACATGCTGCACCAACTCCGCGATCGCCTGCGACCGGGGCAGCGGGAAATTGCCGATTGGCAGGGCGGACGGTTGGCTGTATCAGCGGTTCCCGGCGCGGGAAAATCCACTGGAATGGCCGTGGCCGCTGCGATCGCCATTGCCCGCCATCAGTTACACAGCCGCAAACAACTGGTCGTCGTTACCTTCACCCGATCGGCAGCCTCCAACCTCAAAGCCAAAATTCGCAGCTACCTGAAGGAACTCAACTTGCCCATGGGGGGCTTTACCGTCAATACGCTACACGGACTGGCTTGGTCGATCGCGCGGGGCTACCCGGAACTGTCTGGGCTGGCACCGGATGCCGTGTTACTGACCACGAACCAAGGGCATCGTCTGATCCGTAACAGCGTGGAACAGTGGATTAACCAGCATCCCAGCCTCTACCAACGGCTTTTGGAAGGTCACAGCTTCGACGGCGAAGAAACGGAACGGCTGCGGCGACAGTCGGTTCTGCGTACAGAAGTCCTCCCTGCGCTGGCGGATACGGTGATTAAGGAAGCCAAAAAATCCGGTTTAAAGCCCCAGGATTTGTTCGCCCTAGGAGAACAGGTTCAGGATGAATATTCTGTATTAACGATCGCCGCTGGGTTGTATGAGCAGTATCAAACCTTACTGAAGCAGCGCAATTGGATGGATTACGAGGAAATGATTTTAGGGGCGTTGCGGGTACTGGAGGAACCGTTGGTGCGCGATCGTTGGCAGTCCCAGGTCTTTGCGGTTTTTGAAGACGAAGCCCAGGACTCCAGCCCCTTACAAACTCAGCTGTTGGAAATTCTAGCGGGAGCCTCACAAAATTTAATTCGGGTGGGTGATCCGAATCAGGCGATTAACTCCACGTTCACGCCTGCCGATCCGATTTTCTTTCGTAATTTTTGCGAAGACTGTGCCCAAGACGATCGCCTAGCGGAAATGACCCAGGCAGGGCGTAGTAGTGCCATTATTCTTGATGCTGCCAATTTTGTCCTCCAGTGGGTGAATCACCAAGCCACCCTGAGCCAGCGATCGCGGGAGGAACGGGAACCCAAACAGTTGCCCCATCCCCTACTAAGTCGCTTGGCTGATAAACCCTTTCGACCTCAGCTCATTCATCCCGTGGCTCCCGATGATCCCCAACCCAATGCCAATCCTGCACCGGAAGGATTAGGTTTGGAAATTCACCAGCCTACTGATATTTTTGAATCCGTAGAACGTATTGGGAAACGGATTGTTGATTTATTAGAAAAAAATCCAGAAACCTCAGTGGCAGTACTGGTGAGAACCAATGAGCAGGGTCGATTTGTCGTGAGGCAGTTACGGCGATGGCATGGAGAGGAATTCCGTATTTTTGAAGTGGGGGAACGCGATCGCAAGTCCCAAATTCCGGGAGAGATGCTGGGTTTACTGCAATTCCTCGATCGGCCCCATTCGCCGGACAACTTGAAAGCAGCACTCTCAGCCCTGATGGAACGACGGTTAATTGCCCCCCAGGATCTGAATGCGTTGGTGACTGCTCCGGAGCAGTTTCTCTATCCCCTCGCGCTTGATCCAGAACAGGCTCCTGCGGTGCAGTCTGCCAGCCGCTATTGCCGCAGTTTACTGCAAGCACGGCAGCAGTTGCCCCTCTATCAAATGATTCCCTTCCTGGCCTATACGCTGGATTATGATCAAACGGAACTGGCAACGGCGGATAAGCTGGCAGAACGACTGAGCCAGCAAATGCAGGAAAATACGCTAGAGGAAATGCTCAATGTATTAGGTGAAATCGTCAGTTCAGAAGCCTTTGAGCCCGTGGATGCTGAGGAATCCGACGATCGCTACACTCGCGGAGGCCAGGTGACGGTGATTACGATGCACAAGGCCAAGGGCTTGGATTGGGATGCGGTATTTATGCCCTTTCTACATGAAAACGTGATTCCAGGGCGGGTTTGGGTTCCTCCAGCGGCCAATTTTTTGGGCAATTTCACCCTGTCAGAAGTCGCACGGGCCCAAATTCGGGCTTGTATTCATGGGGAAGCGTTACCGGATTTACCCAGTGCTTGGGAACGGGCGGCCTCGCTGAAGATGGCGGAGGAGTTGCGGTTGCTCTATGTGGCGATGACCCGAGCCAAGCGGTTACTCTGGATGTCCGCCGCAGAAAAAGCCCCATTTTCCTGGAGTAAGCCCGATCAGCTAGACGATCGGCCTCCCTGTCCAGTGATTCCCGCCCTGCTACGCAAGTTCCCCCACTGCACGATCGATGCTGCCGATTTTTAG